One region of Glutamicibacter sp. B1 genomic DNA includes:
- the purQ gene encoding phosphoribosylformylglycinamidine synthase subunit PurQ produces the protein MSTELPLIGDYSTPSTELSGARIGVVTFPGTLDDRDAARAVRAAGAEAVSLWHADTDLQDVDAVVIPGGFSYGDYLRAGAISRFAPMMSKIADAANSDAKLPVLGICNGFQILTESHLLPGSMIKNDHLKFICRDQLLRVENNQTAWTNGFDAGQEITIVLKNQDGQYVADEKTLDELEAENRIAFSYVGWNPNGSRRSIAGVSNKAGNVVGLMPHPEHAIEVGFGPDARGTDGLTFFTSVLSHLVGGKK, from the coding sequence ATGAGCACCGAACTCCCCCTGATTGGCGACTACTCAACGCCATCGACTGAACTTTCAGGAGCACGCATTGGCGTGGTGACCTTCCCGGGCACCCTCGATGACCGTGATGCTGCCCGCGCTGTGCGCGCAGCGGGCGCCGAGGCCGTGTCCCTGTGGCACGCCGACACCGACCTGCAGGACGTTGACGCCGTGGTAATCCCCGGTGGCTTCTCCTACGGCGACTACCTGCGCGCTGGTGCGATCTCCCGCTTCGCACCGATGATGTCAAAAATCGCTGACGCTGCGAACTCCGATGCCAAGTTGCCTGTTCTGGGTATTTGCAACGGTTTCCAGATCCTCACCGAATCGCACCTGCTGCCTGGCTCGATGATCAAGAACGATCACTTGAAGTTCATCTGCCGCGACCAGCTGTTGCGCGTGGAAAACAACCAGACCGCGTGGACCAATGGTTTTGACGCTGGTCAGGAAATCACCATCGTGCTCAAGAACCAGGACGGCCAGTACGTGGCTGATGAAAAGACCCTGGATGAGCTTGAAGCAGAGAACCGCATTGCGTTCTCCTACGTGGGCTGGAACCCGAATGGTTCGCGCCGTTCGATCGCAGGCGTGAGCAACAAGGCTGGCAACGTGGTGGGTCTTATGCCTCACCCGGAGCATGCCATTGAGGTCGGCTTTGGCCCGGATGCCCGTGGCACCGATGGCCTGACCTTCTTCACCAGCGTTCTGAGCCACCTTGTTGGAGGAAAAAAGTGA
- the purS gene encoding phosphoribosylformylglycinamidine synthase subunit PurS, producing MPRIVVDVMLKPEILDPQGKAIAGALPRLGFTSFEAVRQGKRFELTVDGEVTDEILAQAREAAETLLSNPVIEDVVNVEVVED from the coding sequence ATGCCCCGCATCGTTGTAGATGTCATGCTCAAGCCAGAAATCCTTGACCCTCAGGGCAAGGCCATCGCGGGAGCACTTCCCCGCCTAGGCTTCACCTCCTTCGAAGCTGTCCGCCAGGGCAAGCGCTTTGAACTCACCGTGGACGGCGAGGTGACCGACGAAATCCTCGCCCAGGCTCGCGAGGCAGCAGAAACCCTGCTTTCCAACCCGGTGATCGAAGATGTCGTCAACGTCGAGGTAGTCGAAGACTAA
- a CDS encoding YchJ family protein, translated as MKNSSQTTCSCRELDSVKLSYQECCQPFHDGRADQSVLPETAEQLMRSRYSAFVEGLAPYLLETWHESTRPQELELDPQMRWIGLEIIKTRSGGPQARRGVVEFAAHYLDGQREAQQHEVSTFVREDGAWFYLDAL; from the coding sequence GTGAAAAACTCTAGTCAAACAACCTGTTCTTGCCGGGAACTGGACTCAGTGAAGCTCAGCTACCAAGAATGCTGCCAACCCTTTCATGACGGCCGCGCAGATCAATCGGTGCTTCCAGAAACAGCTGAACAGTTGATGCGTTCTCGCTACAGTGCCTTCGTTGAAGGTTTGGCACCATATTTGCTGGAAACCTGGCATGAGAGTACTCGGCCTCAAGAGTTAGAACTTGATCCGCAGATGCGCTGGATTGGGTTGGAAATCATTAAGACTCGTAGCGGTGGCCCGCAAGCGAGGCGTGGTGTGGTGGAATTTGCGGCGCACTATCTCGATGGGCAACGCGAGGCTCAGCAACATGAGGTCAGCACGTTTGTGCGTGAAGATGGTGCCTGGTTTTATCTTGATGCGCTGTAA
- a CDS encoding ankyrin repeat domain-containing protein, whose translation MALRTGHSTHRRGIALIALPLAAAIGACTSCAASSPEALEAPSSSPAASSATKTTTAATPKSSASQASTAPESTVDSSATDTTTPATGTTSSASPSTSASQSTLSPLASGAASGASLQAVPSATSELPAASRKLFTAIDAGNLKDVKSALKDGADLSVTDDAGRTPLMRAVIVKNEQIAKTLLDAGSDPNVKDDYQESPFLRASANGSTNALQAFIKAGANIHQVNRMGGTALTVASENSQVAAVRILLRTDINIDQVNDLGWTALHETIVLGQGTNTSVNIAQMLITNGADPRLKDRTGADAFKLARERQQSQMLNMLQAASNR comes from the coding sequence ATGGCACTTCGTACCGGGCACTCCACGCACCGTCGTGGCATCGCGTTAATAGCGCTTCCGTTAGCCGCCGCAATCGGCGCTTGCACTAGCTGCGCAGCTTCCTCACCCGAAGCCCTCGAAGCTCCGAGTAGTAGTCCTGCCGCAAGTAGTGCAACCAAAACCACCACTGCAGCTACGCCAAAGTCTTCTGCTTCGCAGGCGTCAACTGCGCCAGAATCAACTGTTGATTCCTCAGCAACCGACACGACCACTCCCGCAACCGGCACTACATCAAGCGCATCCCCGAGTACTTCTGCTTCCCAGTCCACGCTCTCGCCATTAGCTTCCGGCGCAGCCTCTGGTGCCTCGCTTCAGGCGGTACCTTCCGCTACTTCTGAACTTCCAGCTGCTTCACGCAAACTGTTCACTGCCATCGACGCCGGCAACCTCAAAGACGTCAAGAGCGCGTTAAAGGACGGGGCGGATCTGAGCGTCACCGACGATGCCGGTAGAACCCCGCTCATGCGCGCAGTCATCGTCAAGAATGAACAAATCGCCAAAACACTTTTGGATGCCGGCTCTGACCCGAATGTTAAAGACGATTACCAGGAATCCCCATTCCTGCGAGCCAGCGCCAACGGCTCAACCAATGCATTGCAAGCCTTCATTAAAGCGGGGGCCAATATTCATCAGGTCAACCGCATGGGCGGAACCGCTTTGACGGTTGCTAGCGAAAATTCTCAGGTCGCTGCCGTGCGGATACTGCTGCGTACAGACATCAACATTGATCAAGTCAATGATCTTGGGTGGACGGCACTGCACGAAACGATTGTGCTGGGTCAGGGCACCAACACCTCGGTGAATATCGCCCAGATGCTCATCACCAATGGCGCAGACCCACGGTTGAAAGACCGCACGGGAGCTGATGCTTTTAAGCTGGCCCGGGAACGCCAGCAGAGTCAAATGCTCAACATGCTGCAGGCAGCCAGCAACCGCTAA